From a single Tachypleus tridentatus isolate NWPU-2018 chromosome 6, ASM421037v1, whole genome shotgun sequence genomic region:
- the LOC143252426 gene encoding uncharacterized protein LOC143252426 — MESITSKEETINSEMMTCIGQLNQNVTNQLIPSPIEAKFSAVEKQAQDIIPIPNELHASNSFLGPPSPFQEEHGIESNSQLDEDTTDKIGTESTCLLSHKSVKHVDGYCAESVCLSSQESVADVDGYFAEPAYLSSQESLADVNGYCADFTCLVSHESAAVDDGCYAEKTASIKRIPQDNQKPALINFSIGAYKKQEEDIYTHITAEKSGNLPEFQGGPQLIQAEVDIHQEIQKETRNRMLKRQVETFTPKMSETPNDKPINNDLSTHIKKTSKSHLQPILCDEEGTVQGFKGQVRLNCSQLSDIESSPLTGRSTSMLNLVLYPTSKLGHQHTHQNIDHGSSATLRWVQSDRDMCKAVSDLNSTSENQDLQAKYKLLKEQFVLWRDQLARNQTVLQSGETGTKVCISPLDETSLNNKNTRNQGNATLFVEPQKHCKDKPSEKYVSMIKTRQSSLPERQQRPKTQILTNVTIGSWQQRNHKEG; from the coding sequence ATGGAAAGTATTACCTCAAAAGAAGAAACTATCAACTCAGAGATGATGACATGTATTGGCCAACTTAATCAAAATGTTACCAACCAACTCATTCCTTCCCCTATTGAAGCAAAATTTTCTGCTGTTGAAAAACAAGCACAAGATATAATTCCAATTCCAAATGAACTGCATGCAAGTAATTCATTCCTTGGACCACCTTCTCCATTTCAAGAGGAGCATGGTATTGAAAGTAATTCTCAACTTGATGAAGATACTACAGACAAGATTGGTACTGAATCTACTTGTCTTTTATCTCATAAATCAGTAAAACATGTTGATGGTTATTGTGCTGAATCTGTTTGCCTCTCCTCTCAGGAATCAGTAGCAGATGTTGATGGTTACTTTGCTGAACCTGCTTACCTGTCTTCTCAGGAATCACTAGCAGATGTTAATGGTTATTGTGCAGATTTTACTTGCTTGGTTTCCCATGAATCAGCAGCTGTTGATGATGGTTGCTATGCTGAGAAAACAGCTTCCATTAAAAGAATACCTCAAGACAACCAAAAGCCAGCTCTTATCAACTTTTCAATTGGTGCTTACAAAAAACAGGAggaagatatatatacacacattacaGCAGAGAAATCAGGAAATTTACCAGAGTTTCAAGGTGGCCCTCAGCTCATTCAGGCAGAAGTGGACATCCATCAAGAGATACAGAAAGAAACTAGAAACAGAATGTTAAAAAGACAAGTGGAAACATTTACCCCCAAAATGTCAGAAACACCAAATGATAAACCAATAAATAATGACTTGAGTACACATATCAAAAAGACTTCAAAGTCTCACCTTCAGCCAATTTTATGTGATGAGGAAGGAACTGTTCAAGGATTCAAAGGTCAGGTTAGGCTCAATTGTTCACAGCTTTCTGATATTGAATCATCACCATTGACTGGGAGGTCAACATCCATGTTGAACCTTGTATTATACCCAACCTCAAAGCTTGGACATCAACATACTCATCAGAACATAGATCATGGTAGTTCAGCCACCTTGAGATGGGTCCAGTCTGATCGAGACATGTGTAAGGCAGTTTCTGATCTAAACTCTACAAGTGAAAATCAAGACCTCCAAGCCAAATACAAACTACTAAAGGAACAATTTGTATTATGGAGAGATCAGCTTGCACGAAACCAAACTGTTCTGCAAAGTGGAGAAACTGGCACAAAAGTTTGTATTTCACCTTTAGATGAAACCTCActcaataataaaaacacaagaaaccaGGGGAATGCAACATTATTTGTAGAacctcaaaaacattgtaaagacAAACCATCAGAAAAATATGTCAGCatgattaaaacaagacaaagttcTCTTCCAGAAAGACAACAAAGACCAAAAACTCAGATACTAACAAATGTTACTATTGGCTCTTGGCAACAAAGAAACCACAAGGAGGgttaa